The Intestinibaculum porci DNA window ATTTAAGAAATTCAAACGTTTACCAAAGTCGCATTATGATCAGGAAGAACTCGAAGACAAATTATCTGAGATCGAAGAGATGTTAGGAATTCATTATGATGAAACCCAAAAAGAAGCGATCTTCACCTTTATGCGCGAACCAGCGATGATTCTCACTGGTGGCCCGGGAACGGGGAAAACAACGATTGTTTTAGCAATTTTAAAGCTTTATCGGTCGCTGCATCCTGATGATCATATCGATTTAGCCGCGCCTACTGGTCGCGCCGCGAAACGTTTAGCCGAATTAACAAACTTAGAAGCTTCTACCATTCATCGTTTATTAAAATGGGATATGCATAAGAACGTCTTTGCGATGGATGAAAACAATCCCTTATCAACGCAGTTATTAGTCATTGATGAGTTCTCAATGGTGGATAGTTTATTATTTTCTAAGCTTTTAAAAGCGGGGAAACATGTCACCAAAATCTTAATGATTGGTGATGATCAGCAGCTGCCAAGTGTTAGCTGCGGGAATGTCCTCAAAGACATGATGACCTCTGGGATCGTGCCGGTGGTCGCACTCAATACCATTTATCGTCAGTCGGAAGGTTCCGGGATTGTCGAATTAGCCCATGCGATTCGTAATAACCAGTATCATCCTGATTTATTACAAGCACAGGATGTGCATTTTATGCCTGCGGCGAATTATGAAGTGCCAGGGAAAATCTTAGAGATCATTCAGGAAGCGATTGATGATGGCTTTGAAATGGATGAAATCCAAGTCTTAGCACCGATGTATCGCGGTGTCGCCGGTATTGATGCGCTTAATGAAGCCATTCAGAATCTCGTGAATCCTGCCGATCCTTTTAAAGAGGAATACAAGGCGGGACGAAGGACTTTTAGAGTAGGAGATAAAATTCTGCAGCTAAAAAATCGCGTAGAGGATGAAGTCTTTAATGGAGATATTGGGATCCTCACAGAGATTATTCCTAAAAATCCTCAAGAAGGGACTTCTGAAATCTTAGTTGTGACCTATGATGACAAAGAGATTGAATATAGCACGCAGGATCTTTTTCAAATCACGCATGCTTACTGTATGTCGGTTCATAAATCTCAGGGCAATGAATTCCCTATTGTCATTATGAGTGTTTTACGTGATTATACGATTATGAATCGTAAGAACCTGCTTTATACTGGGTTAACCCGAGCAAAGCATGAATTATTCCTCATCGGTGAGCAAAATGCCTTTACCCAAGGCTTAACGCGAGACAGCGATGCGGTGCGCAACACCACTTTATCACAGCGTTTACGCGGTGAAAAAGTGCCTGCTCTACAAATTGATGATTTCTCTTTTGGAGACCTCTCTTTCTAACCTAGGTGATGCCTAGGTTTTTCTAATCCGTCAGCAAGGGGAGCGCATGATCGGCTAAGTAATCATTGATTTCCATCACCGAAAGGTGATGTGAGATGCCATAAATAATTAAGGCATCGCGGGACACTTTGGCATAAAGCGGGCCATGATCGCATAGCGCGAGAAGGCGGTTAATCTCGTCAAAGCTAAGATCTAAAGCGATGGCTAGAGATAAAATTTTATTCCGGCTAGGCTGACGGGTTCCCTTAAGAATCTGATAGCCATAGGTTCTTTCAATTTGTGCTGCTTTAATGATCTGACTTTTTGATTTTGAAGAGCGCTGGATATAGTGATCTAAAAGAGCTGTAAAGCTAATATTAGGTAAGTCATGAATAAGTTTCGTAGGGTCTTTGGTTTGCGTGAGCTGATTAAATAATTCGTTCGTTTTCATATGTATCACCAATTCAATGATATAATATTTAAAAAGTGAAGGAAAGATGGATGATGAGAAAAGAGATTCAAGTGATAAAAAAGGATGATCAGAAAATTATTTATCTGATCACTGATCAGAATGAAAAAATCATTGAAAAGATTCTGCCTTTAGAGGCGAGGTCACTCTATGTTGCTTTAAGGGACATAAAGACATACATTCCCCGTATTAAAAAAATTTATGAAAGCCAAGGACGTCTAATTGTCGATGAAGAATACATTGAGGCACCAACCTTGGCGACTTATCAGCAGAGTC harbors:
- the recD2 gene encoding SF1B family DNA helicase RecD2; this translates as MIEYTGTISYVRYYSEETKFIVAIFDCDQEGVKINITGNMSYVNKDERYRITGDYVTHPRYGKQFQIQSYEVILADDHDQVIRYLSSPLFKGIGTKQAQAIVDTLGDDALTQIKDNPHCLLRVRGMSEKKMKVITDVLNDQALDHEILNFFMGHGISTRYLTAIQGCYGDETVKVIENNPYQLIEDIEGIGFKTADDIAMKLNFDPQSEYRILAAIEDALMSQCFKSGATYQRYSDIYYTFSRFLPDVPSEVFEQALKSLLDKKHIVLEEDRYYPVTLYDSEVTIASLFKKFKRLPKSHYDQEELEDKLSEIEEMLGIHYDETQKEAIFTFMREPAMILTGGPGTGKTTIVLAILKLYRSLHPDDHIDLAAPTGRAAKRLAELTNLEASTIHRLLKWDMHKNVFAMDENNPLSTQLLVIDEFSMVDSLLFSKLLKAGKHVTKILMIGDDQQLPSVSCGNVLKDMMTSGIVPVVALNTIYRQSEGSGIVELAHAIRNNQYHPDLLQAQDVHFMPAANYEVPGKILEIIQEAIDDGFEMDEIQVLAPMYRGVAGIDALNEAIQNLVNPADPFKEEYKAGRRTFRVGDKILQLKNRVEDEVFNGDIGILTEIIPKNPQEGTSEILVVTYDDKEIEYSTQDLFQITHAYCMSVHKSQGNEFPIVIMSVLRDYTIMNRKNLLYTGLTRAKHELFLIGEQNAFTQGLTRDSDAVRNTTLSQRLRGEKVPALQIDDFSFGDLSF
- a CDS encoding helix-turn-helix domain-containing protein: MKTNELFNQLTQTKDPTKLIHDLPNISFTALLDHYIQRSSKSKSQIIKAAQIERTYGYQILKGTRQPSRNKILSLAIALDLSFDEINRLLALCDHGPLYAKVSRDALIIYGISHHLSVMEINDYLADHALPLLTD